The Aedes aegypti strain LVP_AGWG chromosome 1, AaegL5.0 Primary Assembly, whole genome shotgun sequence sequence atccatactgaactgatatacccactacatataattgttttggttctaaacttacaaatttaagcttatgaaaacccgcccgtagatagagagactggttaaaaatatttacttttcttgatgcatcatttaaaactgttcttccaacgatcaaaatcgtttaatttttaaagcattcatctggtacagcttgggaatactataagctttcatcataatcaataatatccatagatAATAGAGTTTTCGATTTATAATGAGGGTTCaattcttataccgcaataatagggaataccgcaataatgggcaaattaccctattTGTTTTTGTCACCTATCGTCGTTAGGgatgagaatgggtcaaaaaagtttaTCGCagtttaactccaataaacttcacatttggtgtgtatgtactttgataatATATCAACAACTTATGAAcaattatagaaaaatatttatcgACTACAGTACTACAAGTGGATGAAAAACTACACAATCTCACTCCATAGACGGGGTAACACTGAAATtcaaataacttgtttttgaggaTATGATATCGAAACCATTCACAGTGAAAAAACACTATAttttaatctatataaataaaaatggaatggtgtttgtatgtcacgaaatgccttgagaacgggtcaacggattaacgcaagtttttcactgttgcactccaCAAGGGATACGACGTGTTCgtatgaggcaaaagttcgggaaagtctccggaataatcgggaGGATGGGAGAAGACTAAGGGGTAATTTTATATGGGGgattttttgacattttccaacagcctacttgatggcaagacgaagtttgccgggaccactagtgaaaaataaaatcttacagacgtaacagttagaacaattatcaaattaaaagatattcacaAGAACACATACGCCCTTGCTAAAAATACATCAattaggtggcggtagtgagcaaacgtgaaactcgaacaaaagcgatGTCAGCGCCATGAGtagcccgtcggccaaataacaaatattagaattgggcaCTATTCAGCTGTGTGATGAAAACGATAgatgtgttacgtctgtttgtctgtgactaaagtattgacagtggtcttGAGTGCCATAATTTGGCCAATACTGCATTACTCAGTAATTGAGGTTTAAGTTATGGGGTAGTACAAAGTTAGCCAGAATAGCCGGAGGCAGCTTGTTGGGTTACAACAATATTTTGTGACTATTGATAACAGTACaaaattagctccgtaatgccttgatCGATGATGAAAATCGATCAATTGTCATAGACTTTAACGGCATGTAATTGcaatatttcattgaaaacatttgaacatgcttaccggtattagaatgcctaattaatctatttaaaattagtaATTTTAATAGTTACACTTAAAAAAGggtgtaactcaaaatttcgacaatattctcattcaaaacgcagcccagagtttacaaataactaaaaacaccTACGTCGAACCaaacttctgataatcacgaccaataaaattccattcaaatattttagattttcattacatgaactaatctacgatgacgtcacgccgCAACTTCCACCGGGAAGAAAAtctttactgcgggccgtgtttacaaaaaatgaacaatatCGCTGCATATGCATCTACtcaatgttcatccggtgaacattcattcactggatgttggtccggatgtcattttatgtaaacatggcccgcatttacagcggaaaagaaaaagaaagtcgacaataaaagaagaccgtggataagtccatttgTAGATTTATACaaccaaaagggcgtaacttcaaaacgggccctacgatttttttaaaatgttgcCAAGACATGCAGCATAGCTaaagaaaacgactggtgagctcagatttgatggagattttttctgataataacggtcaggggagcactgaggatgcctgttagtcccaagcagtcattcggttggttccttgtgtaagtgcagctgatctggcgatactggagtagcatccacgggcggctaATATTAGCCGATCATGatatcaagctcaagctcaagctgtaCTACCGActcgcgacatgtttgatcctgccaggtccgtcccactcgggcttagattgggtaccacttcttgCACTGCATTTgttcccttggtactgcaaaaggtacccaagtttgacagatcgcagtacacttttaacggcattctagattttgctctattacttAATGTGCCATAAAATGATGGGCAACTGCATGGGACATAGaggtctttattttgtctttgatcCTGCCCTTATCGCCctccccgcaggagcaagcgacaaggtcgaagaatcaaacactactcaattaAAAATagggcgtcttcagcaaagttgttcagtagattaAGAACTATAGCCAATGGTCTACTATAACGCAGATAACCCAACCATGTGTCTTATAGGAGATCTGAATGTATGAGGGAACTTTCACAGTTTTTGGGGTGCAAATAGTGATCAAATTTGGAACCTTATATTACATTACATCTACGGCAGTGTTTCGTAAAAAATTTCAGTTAACCCTTTTTTCCCACGAGGTTtttcgtagtttaaaaatagaaaatatgatATCTGGAAAAATCACCAGAACAAAATATGTAAAGTTTTACTCGAAAATATGAATAGaactgaaaaatatattttttgtgatGGATCACCTGTGATCCATTGGGAAGATGGCTGCAACTAGGGTAAGAAAGAGGCATCCATTTTTTCCCATTTCGTTGTTTTTACTCATACATTCTATTTGAACAATATGTTCAGCACACCGCTCGTTAATTCTGGAGGAAAATAAAGAAGCTGGGGAGACTTTTTTGCCTTTTTTGAGACAAAAGCAAACATCACACTTAGTGCATTTAAATGAACTGAATGATAATTGATATTTGCACAGAACGGTATTCAACGGGCTAATGTTCTACTCCGTCATACCTTGCTTATAGCTGTTGCTGAGTATGTTGGTTTATTGATCGTCCTCAGCGTcttacaattttctttccaacttaaaattattttccaagacataatgaaagttttgttttcgaAAAGAGAGGTTAGAACAGAATTGACGAAATTGTCGTTTTATTCCCAATGGATCACCAGTAATCCACCTACTTTTCCACAAAATCAATTGTTTTgtgtaaaaaatattctaaaaactCAACTGAATCTTAGAAAAATAATACAATTgagcttgtttttatttttgtttaatgaCTTTACTTCGAttattgtgctttaaataaaaatccaagtgattatttttgatgaaacttTGTACATTATTTCTTGAAATATATGTTAACATGTGGTGAAAACATGGATATGATCTAACTTGTACAGTTTATGTACGACATACGCAAAAtggtggatcacctgtgctaccatgggaaggAAAGGGTTAATGTCAACAATTTTCACTTAATGTCTTAGGTTATTCTAGGAAAAAATCCACAACTCTCTATAATTTAAATTCTTTAATTCGCGTACTGAAATGGAGCATTGACGcagatcgttagtagtgtttgatcttttgatcgcgtcgcttCCTTTTGCGGGGTCGAGCGTCACTTTGCGTCGTACAGTGCATTTATCGAGTAATACCGTGAATCCGGTTAGACGTGATAAAATGATGGATCGCATTACCAATtataggtgactcccagatcctaaCCAtttcccactaacccaatatcctttccatgacaactgtaaaGATGCAGAACATTTTTTGACTCTAGTAACAATAGTTGTctagctaacattccttcccttccccgatgaccgtaaggacgtggccggcgtcaTTTTAGActcttaaattttgagctctcgatttgtgcacattcccattcacggagtagcaactacgaattgtaagGTTATCTTTGCTCATTCACCAACGAGACTCTCAGCCTTAGGCCGGTTTTTCAGATTAAATGTAATTCTGGTAGTGACACTAAAACGAACCTCACATTTCTATCTGTCGTATTGCAGGACACTACTGAGCTGAACTGAACTTTCAAGGCATTTTTCCCTATGCAATGCATGCATTGCGGTGTAACGATGCAACAACAGCCGGAACAGTGGGAACTGCAGCTGGCGGTACCTTAGCTAGTGGAGGAACGAACACAGGAGGTGGCATAGCGGGTGGAGGAGGAACAACCTTGGGAGGCACGTCGATCCTCCAGCTATCAACGCAACCCCAAGTTCAGCCTCAGCCACAACAACAACCAGCATCGACGCAGTCGCAAACTTCACAGCTGCCCAAAGGTGGCCCAGTGCGGATAAATGGCATTAAAGGATACCAGAACAGAACGAACCATATCATCTATTGTCCGCCATTGTTGCGCTCCAAAGATGATTGCTCGGCAGTTGTCTACTTCGGTGGAGATGTCCAGGTGAGATGGGTCTATGATCCGCCAGGGTTTAGATATTCGGGagcgggccatttggcataaagccatttggcataaggtcatttggcataacgccatttggcataaagggcatttggcataacggtcatttggcataacggacatttggcataatttttaacTAAGTGAAAGAtgagggtcatttggcataacggacatttggcataattccaatatattttctgtacatacttaaattaaagattttagcattttattaCTGTTTTATTTTAGTAACAGCTGAATctattttataataatttatgTATTCTCTGTAGATACAAGGCACACAAACTATAAACAATAAAATAACAttaaaaccataagaaatacaactatgGCAAAGTTGTAGGAAATGATAAGtattaaaactttgtagaacatagtaggccaaaaaatctaaaaaataaaacactcaaGAGCGACGACAGCTGAAAGgcttctttgtcaaagttaccatttttgcattcgtaaatcgcatggcaggtacgatgatactcgcatcactgctgttggttgccaaatcaaagtgatattgatagctcgcaactgatattaatattgtaaattttgcaccctattggacgcgacgatttgtaatcgtcgccggtgaaaccgtcgccaaaatcgtcgccagccaagcaaccgctgtgaatttgacgtttcaccagtctaGCCAACACAAaggcaaatcacctcctttgattggtttgctggcgacgattttttcAGTCTGTTCGAAAGTTGGCAGCGCGTTTTGTTGcgaatgaaacagacaatagtTTATGTAAATCAGCCATACGCTGTTATGATCGATATTGAGCAActctgatcatttgctacaactttgctgaacataccaactcacgattcgttaaaataaagaaGTTGGCCTCTACTTCACTCTTGTGATCATCGTAAAATCAAATTACAACTCTTCTGATGTGTAGGTttcataagtgtggcccaataactgataaactaattaatttgttgattttttatgatgtgacgggacgtaATTTTTTGTCACTCTATAAGAGCTCtgagagaatgataaaatcgacccgttaattcaggacgaagttgtgaactcctaACATCGCGCCAAGACTCTGAGGTGACGGTTAATTCGCCTCTGGATTACCAAAGAtgtgttttattgatttcatcagattttttccttcttttgcacataggctattctttctagttatattggtttcattactattgacaatagttcagcttatattttaattgggaattttaccttctttaaatcatcggaagttctttgtagttgtactgataaaactattatatgcattacacttgccttaattttcataagagatttttccttctttagatcataggctgttctttcaagagtgaAGTATTTCTCATAGTTATTCatattaaagcttataataagggtatcaggggtaatatgcaccccaGGAGTAAAACGACTTTTCGGGGATTCTATAACTATTTCAGAAAAATTTAGACATTTTTCTGGAAGTTGGATTTGTAAAATCAAATGTCATCACATGATCACTCCTATCCGCCCCTGACGAatctttttccaaattttttacAAATAATCATAAAAGGCACCgtggggttgttttgcctcaagGGTGCAGATTACCCCAGATTTTCTTACGTCttattcaaatcattttttttgtaccTCAACTTGGGTGAGATGTCATTCTTCTCCAAGTTTAAGATTGCAACATGTGAACTGAACTTTGTaccgttgcttgcgtatagcaatAAACGACTCGGGAAACACTTAAATCAAAGAAACCAAgacttgtggttgctagaaccatacatagtacgattcgagggatcAAAGAAACCCGATCCAAAACCttttatgttactttcaaaaGCTAACTACAAACATCTGCAGGTGGCTGTcaccgctagcagagaagtgaataactgcttacatttaggatgttcttctttcagcacgaACTGTTTCATGAACTACTACTAAAAAGCTAATTATGCGTATATCTATGATGGTGTAACCTTCTTCATGAGCAAGCTGaatatgttctttgaaattcattattaATCCATGCTAACAATAgtttacttttgttttcaatttcggcagaacggcattcgaccaaatgacccggaatctaaaattctgaacatattatcagaagcaactatggctctaaaatcaataaatcgagaCGAAAACCGCATGTCCGCccaaattagcttcctggaccagtgtgcactgGTTGATCGGGTTCGTTGAAAAAAACGAAATGTTATTTAAAAGATAATTGTAGCAGCAATGTTGCTGcattttttcttctgtttttcAAAGTCATgaccttgttttcaatttttaatttgaaattatgaaatattGCGTCACTGATTGACACCCTAGTTCATCTTCTGTTATCCTGTTTAGTCATGATATTTATCtagagatttacccttcttttaaacataaggTATTCTTTTTAGGGTTATTGCTATAGTGATTCGACGTGTTATTTTTTATGTaggaatttgcccttctttttaaCATGACTTATTCTCTTGCGTAATATTACAACAGTGCTATGTGAAAAAAGGAGTTTTTGCATTATTATACCAAATAACCCTTACTTTTCAGATAATTTGATATTATAACAAATGTCCgatatgccaaatgacctttacTTCACATATggtttgatattatgccaaTTGATTCCTACTTTACACATGGcttgatattatgccaaatgtccgttatgccaaatgaccctttattttcacattgttcaaaattatgccaaatgaccgttatgccaaatggctgttatgccaaatgtcctttatgccaaatggcgttatgccaaatgaccttatgccaaatggctttatgccaaatgacccagaccctAGATATTCATTGATATCAATATTGATTCATTCCAGGACATCCCGGAAAAGATGGAAACCAACAGAGACAataaaaactacatcaaatgGAACCTGGAGAACACGGCCTTGCTTCTGAGGGATTCATTTCCGCGGGCCCATATCGTTGTGGTGCGTCCCATGCGCATGGAGTACAGTACGTTCAGTTGCTTCGACAACTTTGTACGGGGCAACAACGCTGGCATTCCCGATCACACTCCGATGCACTTCTCTTTGCAACATTTGGAGGAGTTAGTATCTTGTTGTAAATGCattaaaataaatatgtaatatgtttttttctatGTACATCAACAGATTGCTAATCAATTTAACGAAAAAGTTGACGAAACCAGTTCTGGAACCTGATCTATTGCATAAGCTTATAGCGGCTACGAATTCTTCCTTATGTGAAACAGGTTTAGAAGGAAGTCAAGAAATGGACGTTGATGTTCTACAGGTAAAGTTTAATAATTATAGTAGAAGTAGAGagttataattaaaaattaccttttttcAGTCGGACATTCAAAACAATACAGCAAATTCAGCTTCATCGTCGGTAACGGGTTCCGGGGCTAGCAATACAGATATTAACGATTTGCTCTGGTGGCGTGAGAGTCTCAATCTAGACAAAGCAAACCTCGCATTAATGGGTTTCAGCAAAGGATGTGTCGTTCTCAATCAATTCATCTACGAGTTTCATTACTATAAGACCCTTACCCCTGACGATAGCACAATGATGCGATTGGTTTCCCGAATAAAAGACATGTACTGGCTGGATGGTGGCCATGGCGGCGGCAAGAACACTTGGATTACCTCGCGAAGTCTCCTAGAGACGCTCTGTCGGTTAGGTATCAACGTTCACGTGCATGTTACGCCATATCAGATCCAGGACGATCACCGTCCTTGGATACGCAAGGAGGAGAAAGCTTTCACGGATTTGCTCAAACGCCTGGGTGCTTGTTTCGATCGACACTTGTATCCAAGTGAAGCCAACTCAACAAATCTGTTCACCCACTTCGAAGTACTCAATCGTTTCCGGCAATACCAGATCAACGTTTTCGCACAACAACACTtgcaacagcaacaacagcaactAACCGCAACTAACTTATCTACCGCGTTGGAAGATACTGTCCAACTCCAACAGCAGCAACTACAATCGCAATCAGAATTACATCCAACAGAATCCGGTGAAACGGTTACCTCTGGTGTAGAGCAAATGATTACCGATACCGATCCAGATGTGGATGACGAGAAATTAGCTGCTGCCGTCGAAGACGATGAAGACGATGAAAGTGGTACCAAGTAATCGCGTGACGTATAACTAATCACCAATTCAGCCAGCGAATTTACAGTTTCTCTTGCGATAAGTTTTCGCAAAACCAGTGATGAATGCTTTATAAAGGTAAGTGGAACACTTCCGTTTTAATTGTCATCCTTCATGAATCACATTTCAGACTCTATTCGATGCTAAGGATCGATATATTTGAGTTAAATATCGAACCAGATTATTGTAATGCGTTCTGTGCAATAATGCAACTAATTGGGctcttttttcttcttctgttcAACAGAATCGTTTCTCATTTCGTTGTTTTTGTGAAACGCCGCCGCATTATGATTGTATGTGATATATAGGTGAAAATTGTACAGTTTAAGCCTATATTAGCAAAACCAATCATGCCATtatattttgcataaaatttatTGCGTGGAAAAAAACAGATGGAACACAGAATAATTATATTTCCTTGATGATAGTCTTTATTTTagatgaataataattattattttgaaattgtagtTCGCAAATCAGGATCATACGaaaaattataatatatttttgtgaCTTTCTTTCGATCGCGTAACGTTTAAGTTTAGCTGGCTAGGCTAGGGAAGGCGTAAGTATCCGAGTTTTTTCGGATACTACGGTCATGACGACATACTACTACAATTATTTCAGAATAGTCTAAGTGATAAAACAAAATCGACACAAAAGTATTCAATTTGGATTGATATTTAGGAATGGATGGCAGCAATGCtgtatttttcagaacaaaaaaaaaatgattagtaCATCATTACTATGCACTAAATAATAACTGCTTTTTCGGCAATCAGTCATAAGGAAAATTTTACTCGGAAACAGAGATCATAGATTTTTAACTGtcggaaaaaataaacaatcaaaaacaaaaaagttttgctGTTTAGGATGAATGGTAAAAATTCATGTTTGCTatggaaataatgaatgtaaaattgaagcaaaaatgAGAGGTTTTCACGTTTGAATCTAATGTGTGAGTGTTTGAGTGATTAGAATTTGAAAGATATCCTTTGTTCGCAGATAGAAACAACATTCGCCGTCCATTTATTCGTTATTGGTTGTCTCATACTCAAATCTCAATGGTTGAGCTCTCCCGCAAGAGCCAATGCATTTGAGATACTCCGTTGAACTGGTTTGGACCCTGCTTTTAAAAtgttcaaatcaaattttttcgTTGGAACATTTTCAATACAGGAAAGTTGTTTATCTATTACATGTTTGAATGTTTCAGCTTatataaagtgaccagacgtcccgcttTTCGCGGGACAGTCTTGTATTTTGATCATTTGTCCCGCACAATGTCCCACATTTCACTCGAAACTCCTTCGCTCTTgctatttatcaaacttgttacaatttgtgaaacattgccgatcatggaccgatacataTGCGATGTTTTGATCGTGCTTCTAAGGTATGTCACATTTTTTCGGCTCTGCGTATGATTTTAATACGGCTGGGAAAACAACAAATCGGATGGTGTGGAATCAAAAAGGATGATACGAGTAAAGCTGAGATTCTTTTTTATAATAAGTGAATTTTGTCGTGTTTTAGATCAAACGTAGTTTTTTGAGCTCTTGTACCCGAAACCAGAAAATCTGCAAATCAAAATGAATCGTGTCGGAATATGGGTGCAAGTGTTGTATAGTGAATGCGGGAAAAGCGAATATTGAAAGCCTTAAGAGCAATGaagaacattttgattgaattaaTGCAGATTGAACTgtattttggtgagattgttcccTACTTTATAATgcattatatttaaaaatatttcaattcacCGATTCTCTTTTTGCACgtgcaaacaaattttccgcAGTAAATCCGAAACATCATGCAGAGAAAGTAACataatttttcgacaaaaagaTTGTAAAAAGAGAAtgggacgagaagaatgcagagCGAACGATTATGCTgtagcaaggcacccgtcaaaacgtggaacgatacaaacatctggacaaacatttgaaaagggcccaagaggtcttgagcctttttttagaaacgttgctgttgagcccttcttagcccgcccacgcaaactaacaccactatcagaaagattggcgttagctcttcctgatagtagtattggtgagcgtaatcgagttgaattgggctcaacagcgtcttgcaaagccaatgtttaccaatgtcgatgtgcccttttgaaatgtttgtccagacaTAAGCGAAgacaaaagtgtcgcgaatatcaagtccctacgcaccacctattcatcgatttccaagcggcctatgataccatcgaccgcgagaagctatggaagattatggacgagaatggtttttccGGGAAAATGACTATCAACGCAACGATGGATattgtacagtgctgtgtgaagatatcgggtgcattatcggacccgttggAAACatgcaaaggacttcgacaaggcgatggtctttcctgcctcctgttcaatattgcactagaaggtgttatgaaacggacgggcttcaacatgcggggcacgatcttcaataaatccagccaatTCATAtg is a genomic window containing:
- the LOC5567724 gene encoding UPF0565 protein C2orf69 homolog, translating into MHALRCNDATTAGTVGTAAGGTLASGGTNTGGGIAGGGGTTLGGTSILQLSTQPQVQPQPQQQPASTQSQTSQLPKGGPVRINGIKGYQNRTNHIIYCPPLLRSKDDCSAVVYFGGDVQDIPEKMETNRDNKNYIKWNLENTALLLRDSFPRAHIVVVRPMRMEYSTFSCFDNFVRGNNAGIPDHTPMHFSLQHLEELLINLTKKLTKPVLEPDLLHKLIAATNSSLCETGLEGSQEMDVDVLQSDIQNNTANSASSSVTGSGASNTDINDLLWWRESLNLDKANLALMGFSKGCVVLNQFIYEFHYYKTLTPDDSTMMRLVSRIKDMYWLDGGHGGGKNTWITSRSLLETLCRLGINVHVHVTPYQIQDDHRPWIRKEEKAFTDLLKRLGACFDRHLYPSEANSTNLFTHFEVLNRFRQYQINVFAQQHLQQQQQQLTATNLSTALEDTVQLQQQQLQSQSELHPTESGETVTSGVEQMITDTDPDVDDEKLAAAVEDDEDDESGTK